In the Actinomycetota bacterium genome, CCCCCCCCCCCTACTCGATCTCCCATGGAACTCCCCGTCCCGGAAGGGACATCCGAGGACTTGGAGGTCCTCATGGCCGTTCAACTTCTCGAAAGGCCGTCCGAGCCGACACGCGGGATCGTCCGCCTCGACGCGCGGCAGCTCCGCATCCAGCGTCGCATCACGCTCGTCCTCACCGTCCTCCCGCCGCTCGCCGTCATCGCGGCGATCGTGTCGTTGTGGGGGACCGGGATCACGCTCACCGACTTCGGCATCATGCTTGCCTTCTATCTGTTCACCGGGCTGGGCATCACCCTCGGATACCACCGGCTCTTCACGCATCGAAGCTTCCGCGCGGTGAAGCCGCTGCGCGTGACGCTCGCGATCGCCGGCTCCATGGCCGTCGAAGGCTCCGTGATCGCGTGGGTCGCGACACACCGACGTCACCACGCCTACGCCGATCAGAACGGTGATCCGCATTCGCCTCACCTCGCGCAGGCTGGGGGGCTGCGCGGTGTGATCCTCGGCCTCGCGCACGCGCACATCGGCTGGCTCTTCTCCTCCGAGAACTCCGACCGGAACGAGTGGGCGCCCGATCTGGTTGCCGAGCCCGCGATCGCGAAGGTCGACCGGCACTTCGGGACCCTCACGCTCGCGACGTTCCTCCTTCCCGCTCTCGTCGGGCTCGCCCTGACCGGGAGCTTCTGGGGCATGGTGACCGCGTTCCTGTGGGGCTCGCTGGTGCGGATCTT is a window encoding:
- a CDS encoding acyl-CoA desaturase, which produces MELPVPEGTSEDLEVLMAVQLLERPSEPTRGIVRLDARQLRIQRRITLVLTVLPPLAVIAAIVSLWGTGITLTDFGIMLAFYLFTGLGITLGYHRLFTHRSFRAVKPLRVTLAIAGSMAVEGSVIAWVATHRRHHAYADQNGDPHSPHLAQAGGLRGVILGLAHAHIGWLFSSENSDRNEWAPDLVAEPAIAKVDRHFGTLTLATFLLPALVGLALTGSFWGMVTAFLWGSLVRIFFLHHVTWSINSICHFYGREAYQARDESRNVWPLSIPSFGESWHNNHHAFPWSARLGLRKWQIDPGWYVLRALQLVKAVRNVKVPSRTQMLAKLKR